From the genome of Candidatus Hadarchaeales archaeon, one region includes:
- a CDS encoding elongation factor 1-beta, translating to MGEVVVILRVMPEDTEVNLAELEKRIREKVKVFAVEREPIAFGLEALRIATVVEDKEGGTEPLEREISSIPGVASVEVIGLSRIFL from the coding sequence ATGGGAGAAGTTGTTGTTATTTTGAGAGTGATGCCAGAAGATACAGAGGTGAATCTTGCGGAACTTGAAAAGCGGATAAGAGAAAAAGTCAAGGTCTTTGCTGTTGAGAGAGAACCCATAGCGTTTGGTCTCGAGGCTTTAAGGATAGCAACTGTCGTTGAGGATAAGGAAGGCGGGACCGAGCCACTTGAACGGGAGATTTCTTCCATCCCGGGCGTTGCAAGTGTCGAAGTTATCGGTCTCTCACGGATTTTCTTATGA
- a CDS encoding nucleoside 2-deoxyribosyltransferase, giving the protein MKIFIAGPLFSQAEREFNAKLDELLRKNGFETILPQRDIGEVWKTDINYRKIYEMDLRAIEEADVVVAVLDGPDVDSGTAFEIGYATAKGKPVVGLKTDIRTFAQMEEVNNMILQSVRKIVKDFESLLIVLKEIREAGEDSLFPSR; this is encoded by the coding sequence ATGAAGATATTTATAGCAGGTCCGCTTTTTTCCCAAGCCGAAAGGGAGTTTAACGCTAAACTTGACGAGTTACTGCGCAAGAACGGCTTCGAAACGATTCTTCCTCAACGGGATATTGGAGAAGTTTGGAAGACAGATATCAATTACAGGAAAATCTATGAAATGGATTTGCGTGCGATTGAAGAAGCGGATGTCGTGGTCGCAGTTCTGGATGGTCCGGATGTTGATTCGGGAACAGCGTTTGAGATCGGATACGCGACCGCAAAGGGAAAGCCAGTCGTAGGATTAAAAACCGATATCAGAACTTTTGCACAGATGGAAGAAGTTAACAACATGATTCTTCAATCGGTCAGAAAAATCGTAAAAGATTTCGAATCGCTTCTGATCGTATTAAAAGAAATCAGAGAAGCGGGAGAAGATTCCTTATTTCCCAGTCGGTAA
- the glnA gene encoding type I glutamate--ammonia ligase — protein sequence MKEEDVIQTVKRENVKFIQLQFTDILGTVKSITIPSTQLKKALEEGIFFDGSSVLGYATIEESDMRLKPDPNSFVILPWTENDLKTARMVCEVYDHAGNRFEGDPRWALERITKIARKQGWICYTAPEYEFFLLLQTENGDPTTKPSDYGGYFDLMRDRGENVRKEIVNYLNAMGFEVEASHHEVAPGQHEIDLKYADAITSADRVSMMKYVTKTIAEKHGLYATFMPKPIYGVNGSGMHTHISLMTSEGKNVFYDPKGPYKLSQEALCFIGGLIRYAREICAILASTVNSYKRLVPGYEAPVYISWANLNRSAYIRVPAGREIKTRVEVRSPDPAGNPYLQFTVMLAAGLKGIEEKILPPDPIERDIYRMTPEERETMGIESLPANLGEALECMRKSKLVREALGDHLFHHFLYVKRKEWEEYSAQITDWEIRNLLPLL from the coding sequence ATGAAGGAAGAAGACGTGATTCAAACCGTAAAGAGAGAGAATGTCAAGTTCATCCAGCTTCAATTTACCGACATTTTGGGTACTGTCAAGAGCATAACCATACCATCTACTCAGCTCAAGAAGGCGCTGGAAGAGGGGATATTCTTCGACGGTTCTTCTGTTCTCGGTTATGCCACTATCGAAGAGTCGGACATGAGACTCAAGCCGGATCCAAACTCGTTTGTAATCTTGCCATGGACTGAAAATGATTTAAAAACAGCAAGAATGGTTTGCGAAGTCTACGATCATGCTGGAAACAGGTTTGAGGGAGATCCGAGATGGGCGCTTGAAAGAATCACCAAAATAGCAAGGAAACAAGGATGGATATGCTATACCGCTCCGGAGTACGAGTTCTTTTTGCTTTTGCAAACCGAAAACGGTGACCCCACGACAAAACCTTCCGACTACGGCGGATACTTCGATCTCATGCGTGATAGGGGAGAAAATGTCAGAAAAGAGATTGTGAATTACCTAAATGCGATGGGGTTTGAGGTTGAAGCCTCACATCACGAGGTTGCTCCCGGACAACACGAAATCGATTTGAAGTATGCGGATGCGATAACCTCGGCAGACAGAGTCTCTATGATGAAATATGTCACAAAAACCATTGCGGAGAAGCACGGGTTATATGCAACTTTCATGCCAAAACCTATTTACGGAGTGAATGGGAGCGGAATGCACACCCACATATCGCTGATGACATCTGAGGGAAAAAATGTATTTTACGATCCAAAGGGTCCGTACAAACTAAGCCAAGAAGCATTATGCTTCATAGGTGGCTTGATCAGATACGCAAGAGAAATATGTGCAATCTTGGCCTCAACCGTAAATTCTTACAAGAGGTTGGTTCCGGGCTATGAGGCCCCGGTATATATCTCTTGGGCCAATCTTAATCGCAGCGCATATATCCGGGTTCCAGCTGGGAGAGAAATCAAAACGAGAGTTGAGGTGAGAAGCCCCGACCCTGCCGGAAATCCCTACCTACAATTTACTGTAATGCTCGCGGCCGGACTGAAGGGAATAGAGGAGAAAATCCTTCCACCAGATCCCATAGAACGGGATATCTACAGAATGACTCCGGAAGAACGGGAAACGATGGGGATTGAATCTCTCCCGGCAAACTTGGGCGAAGCCTTAGAATGCATGAGAAAAAGCAAACTGGTCAGAGAAGCCTTGGGAGATCATTTGTTCCACCACTTCCTGTACGTCAAAAGAAAAGAATGGGAAGAGTACTCTGCCCAAATTACCGACTGGGAAATAAGGAATCTTCTCCCGCTTCTCTGA
- a CDS encoding tripartite tricarboxylate transporter permease — protein sequence MIVLILWMLAGVLLGVITGMIPGLHVNNLTPAFVILAGGSGSVEIASLIVAMSITNVFVSYIPSTYLGVPEEGTELSVLPAHRLLLDGRGHYAIKLVVFGCLGGLLVSAAFLFPFLMIVEPAYGLIKPNMHWLLLFVVIVMIAIERSPSKIVWSCVIFVLSGFLGLVALDGGILKSETALMPLLSGLFGASVLLPSIASNCQLPEQKIDDREPDGLKKPILTGAFAGAVTGIIPGIGPSQGTVLAQLVSGCKGTEDFLAAVSSVNTSKALFSFAALYAIGRGRSGAAVAVGQILEIGSRELIIMVGVSLFAGGIAGLLTLKLSKIMAREMSKLPYRGLCAAVLVFITFLVFFYSGFVGLLVFATATSIGVLPAVVQVKRTHAMGVILLPCILFFAGVKESTLSMFGLA from the coding sequence ATGATTGTGCTAATCCTATGGATGCTCGCGGGCGTTCTTCTTGGAGTAATCACTGGAATGATTCCGGGTTTACATGTCAACAATTTAACGCCGGCTTTTGTTATCTTAGCAGGAGGCTCGGGATCTGTTGAAATCGCTTCCTTGATAGTTGCTATGTCTATCACAAACGTTTTTGTCAGCTATATACCTTCCACATATTTGGGCGTTCCGGAAGAGGGAACTGAGTTATCCGTTCTTCCAGCACACAGGCTACTTTTAGATGGAAGAGGTCACTACGCCATAAAACTCGTAGTTTTCGGATGCCTGGGAGGATTGCTAGTGAGCGCCGCCTTTCTTTTTCCATTTCTCATGATAGTTGAACCCGCATATGGATTGATAAAACCAAACATGCACTGGCTTCTGCTGTTTGTGGTGATTGTTATGATCGCAATAGAGCGATCTCCTAGTAAAATTGTTTGGTCTTGTGTAATCTTTGTTCTCTCTGGTTTTCTGGGACTTGTTGCTTTGGATGGAGGAATTCTGAAATCCGAGACTGCCCTAATGCCCCTCCTCTCCGGACTTTTTGGAGCCAGTGTTCTCCTTCCGAGCATAGCGAGCAACTGCCAACTTCCGGAACAAAAGATAGATGATAGAGAACCGGACGGATTGAAGAAGCCGATTTTAACTGGAGCATTCGCCGGAGCTGTGACTGGAATTATCCCGGGCATAGGACCATCACAAGGAACCGTGCTTGCGCAGCTTGTGAGTGGTTGTAAGGGAACAGAAGATTTTCTCGCAGCGGTAAGTAGCGTCAATACTTCGAAGGCTCTATTTTCTTTTGCCGCGCTTTATGCTATAGGAAGAGGCAGGAGTGGAGCGGCGGTTGCGGTTGGGCAGATTCTCGAGATCGGAAGTAGAGAACTTATCATCATGGTTGGTGTTTCTCTCTTCGCTGGCGGAATCGCTGGACTTCTCACGCTCAAACTTTCCAAGATTATGGCCAGAGAAATGTCAAAACTTCCATACAGGGGTTTGTGTGCGGCAGTTCTGGTCTTCATCACATTTCTCGTTTTCTTCTACTCGGGATTTGTCGGGCTTCTAGTTTTTGCGACAGCGACATCGATTGGAGTCCTTCCAGCAGTCGTTCAGGTTAAAAGAACCCACGCGATGGGTGTAATTTTGTTACCATGCATTCTCTTCTTTGCTGGTGTTAAAGAATCTACGCTCTCCATGTTCGGGCTTGCGTAA
- a CDS encoding rubrerythrin family protein translates to MKKTIQNLAKAFIGESQARNRYTFYAKVAKKEGYEQIAEIFLITADNEREHASWLFRLLNELKEKSGESFNEVVVEASAPVVFGNTKQNLEAAIAGENYEYTKMYPEFAKIADEEGLHEIANRLRAIAKAEEHHEERFKKLLKEVQNGTVFKKPEPIWWVCRECGYVHYGTEPPQECPSCGHPRSFYQVKCEEY, encoded by the coding sequence ATGAAAAAAACAATTCAAAACTTGGCAAAGGCATTTATAGGGGAGTCGCAAGCAAGAAACAGATATACTTTCTATGCCAAGGTTGCGAAAAAAGAAGGTTACGAACAAATCGCTGAAATTTTTCTCATCACAGCCGACAACGAGAGAGAGCACGCAAGTTGGCTTTTCCGTCTACTGAACGAACTTAAAGAGAAGAGTGGAGAAAGCTTCAATGAAGTAGTCGTAGAAGCATCCGCTCCGGTTGTCTTCGGAAATACTAAACAAAATCTCGAGGCTGCCATTGCCGGCGAAAACTATGAGTACACGAAAATGTACCCGGAATTTGCGAAAATAGCTGATGAAGAGGGCCTCCATGAAATCGCGAACAGACTAAGAGCGATAGCGAAAGCCGAAGAACACCATGAGGAGAGATTCAAAAAACTTCTGAAGGAGGTTCAGAACGGAACTGTTTTCAAGAAACCTGAGCCGATCTGGTGGGTTTGCAGAGAGTGCGGTTATGTCCACTACGGAACTGAACCTCCCCAAGAATGTCCATCGTGCGGACACCCGCGGAGCTTCTATCAAGTCAAGTGTGAAGAGTACTAG
- a CDS encoding cation diffusion facilitator family transporter, whose translation MGRKEIEKVFLISLLLTTLIGLMQISASFLFGSLALLAVGIESLSDSITTVVALGGFRISRKPADKRHHYGHWQAESLVALLFAVVLLVSGARILLSSVDRLRHGTNSTFSSEVLLTPSLSAIVFVLLASYKMKVGKEEKCLPLISDAYHTFMDFLSSISVVIGLVLAIRGNILADPIVALIISGILFYLSFSLGRSALSALMETAPSEDTVLKIRKICAETPGVESFHRLRTRRSGPKIFVDVHVLVDSEMSLRKAHDVATEIERRLKSKIPEISSVTVHVEPHARKAKSSTSKTKSS comes from the coding sequence ATGGGAAGAAAAGAAATAGAAAAAGTCTTTTTGATCTCTCTGCTTCTGACAACTTTAATCGGTCTGATGCAGATTTCCGCATCCTTTCTATTTGGAAGTTTGGCTCTTCTCGCCGTGGGCATAGAATCTTTATCGGACTCCATAACGACAGTAGTGGCTCTAGGTGGATTCAGAATATCGAGGAAACCGGCGGACAAGAGACATCATTACGGCCACTGGCAGGCGGAGTCGCTTGTAGCCTTGCTTTTTGCCGTGGTTCTTTTGGTCTCCGGAGCTAGAATTCTCTTATCTTCAGTGGATCGTCTCAGACACGGGACAAATTCAACTTTTTCTTCTGAGGTCCTCCTTACACCTTCACTTTCAGCAATAGTTTTTGTTTTACTCGCATCATATAAGATGAAAGTTGGAAAGGAAGAAAAATGTCTGCCACTTATTTCTGACGCTTATCATACTTTCATGGACTTTCTCTCAAGCATAAGCGTAGTAATAGGTCTGGTTCTCGCCATAAGAGGAAACATTCTAGCAGACCCGATTGTAGCTCTAATTATATCAGGAATTCTTTTTTATCTCAGCTTCTCACTTGGTCGCTCGGCCTTGAGTGCGCTGATGGAAACAGCCCCATCAGAGGACACAGTCTTGAAGATAAGGAAAATCTGCGCAGAGACACCAGGTGTTGAGAGCTTTCACAGGCTCAGAACTAGACGCTCCGGTCCAAAAATTTTTGTGGATGTTCACGTGCTCGTAGATTCCGAAATGAGTTTACGAAAGGCACACGATGTTGCAACCGAAATAGAGCGCAGATTGAAGTCAAAAATTCCGGAGATAAGCTCTGTGACCGTTCACGTAGAACCTCATGCGAGGAAGGCTAAATCCTCCACTTCCAAGACAAAAAGTTCTTGA
- a CDS encoding OB-fold nucleic acid binding domain-containing protein, producing MGNGKIVRLSLISSLAGLAAVYATALSISQRITPIAKIDNSFIGARVIISGQIIDVQSSGNKHMFLKIKDDSGGIITVPIFSNLASKLTLTIGLLDYVEIRGNVSVYQNELEVIPSKPEDIKIVHTAPASISEIKEENLGKPVKVYGIVSSREIIGAGNIILNIGENGRKLKVFIPSKIVEGIPEVHVGDEVVIGGWLQLYNNEIELKVTSHLCIQKLETFLK from the coding sequence ATGGGGAACGGAAAAATAGTCAGATTGAGTCTTATCTCGTCGCTCGCGGGCTTGGCCGCGGTTTACGCAACTGCTTTATCGATTTCACAGAGAATCACTCCGATCGCAAAAATAGATAATAGTTTCATCGGCGCCAGAGTGATAATCTCCGGACAAATAATTGATGTACAGAGTTCCGGCAACAAGCACATGTTCCTTAAGATCAAAGATGACTCCGGAGGGATTATAACTGTCCCAATCTTTTCCAATCTGGCGTCAAAGTTAACCCTGACAATAGGATTGCTTGACTACGTGGAGATTAGGGGAAATGTTTCGGTTTACCAAAACGAGCTGGAGGTTATTCCTTCCAAGCCAGAAGACATAAAAATCGTGCATACGGCTCCGGCTAGCATTTCAGAAATTAAGGAAGAGAATCTAGGAAAACCCGTCAAAGTTTACGGTATAGTTTCCAGCCGAGAGATAATTGGTGCTGGAAACATCATATTGAACATAGGAGAAAACGGTAGGAAACTGAAGGTCTTCATACCGTCAAAAATCGTTGAAGGAATACCCGAAGTGCACGTTGGGGATGAAGTCGTGATTGGGGGATGGTTGCAGTTATATAATAACGAAATCGAACTTAAGGTGACGAGTCATCTTTGTATCCAAAAGCTTGAAACTTTCCTAAAATGA
- a CDS encoding DUF4389 domain-containing protein — translation MGERLELILRIPLAIIYGIILAVWGFVAGLVVVIHWLYTLILGKRHLGMAKFTNRYVTYSLLVARYLYLITNDRPWPIGKKGPEEVLPVDIR, via the coding sequence ATGGGAGAACGATTAGAATTGATTTTAAGGATTCCTCTGGCCATCATCTACGGAATAATTCTTGCTGTCTGGGGTTTTGTCGCTGGGCTTGTCGTGGTGATACACTGGCTCTATACACTCATTCTGGGCAAGCGACACCTCGGCATGGCAAAATTCACCAACCGATACGTCACTTACTCTCTACTGGTTGCCAGATATCTCTATCTGATCACAAATGATCGACCTTGGCCGATAGGAAAGAAGGGGCCCGAGGAAGTACTACCAGTAGATATTCGCTAA
- a CDS encoding histone deacetylase yields MRLALIYSPRYLEHNPGAWHPESPQRLHAIVETLKRNELWTNVLEPESAKMNEILTVHSKNYIELLKEMTKDQAFLDSDTPTRENTLEIALLAAGGALIAGRLVAEKKADNTFALVRPPGHHASSDFGGGFCYLNNVAIMTKDLLNVFDRIMIFDFDAHHGNGTQDIFYTDPDVLYLSIHQFPLYPGTGRVEEIGEGRGRGFNVNVPVPPGTGDGEYATIIEEVVCPIAEQFEPGLIAISAGFDGHIWDPLTQLELSSEFYGWMAERILETAKKVCGGRVVFVLEGGYNLKALGESVTNVIKALRGAKFRSPIKREIKVVETLKNFLSWKWRI; encoded by the coding sequence ATGAGACTTGCTCTCATTTATTCTCCAAGATATCTGGAGCATAATCCTGGAGCTTGGCATCCTGAATCGCCACAGAGGTTGCATGCAATAGTGGAAACTCTTAAACGAAATGAACTGTGGACAAATGTTCTAGAACCTGAATCAGCGAAAATGAACGAAATTCTGACTGTACACAGCAAAAATTACATCGAGCTTCTCAAAGAGATGACTAAGGATCAAGCTTTTTTAGATTCAGACACGCCGACCAGAGAGAACACTCTCGAGATCGCACTCTTAGCCGCTGGAGGAGCCCTAATAGCCGGAAGATTGGTTGCGGAGAAAAAAGCGGACAACACGTTTGCTCTCGTCAGACCACCTGGACATCACGCCTCAAGCGATTTTGGTGGAGGATTCTGTTACCTGAACAACGTAGCAATAATGACCAAGGATCTACTGAACGTCTTCGATAGAATTATGATTTTTGATTTTGACGCCCATCACGGAAATGGTACGCAAGACATTTTTTATACCGATCCAGATGTTCTCTATTTATCCATTCATCAGTTTCCCCTGTATCCTGGAACTGGACGGGTGGAAGAGATTGGAGAAGGGAGAGGAAGAGGTTTCAATGTAAATGTGCCTGTTCCTCCCGGAACCGGTGACGGTGAATATGCGACTATCATTGAGGAAGTCGTTTGTCCAATAGCGGAGCAGTTTGAACCTGGCCTGATTGCTATCTCCGCCGGTTTTGACGGACATATTTGGGATCCACTTACACAGCTAGAACTGAGCAGCGAATTTTACGGATGGATGGCCGAAAGGATACTGGAAACTGCAAAGAAAGTATGCGGTGGAAGAGTTGTCTTTGTGCTGGAGGGAGGTTACAACTTAAAAGCGCTCGGCGAAAGCGTGACAAACGTCATCAAAGCTCTCAGAGGTGCAAAATTCCGGAGCCCCATCAAAAGAGAAATCAAGGTTGTGGAAACTCTCAAGAACTTTTTGTCTTGGAAGTGGAGGATTTAG
- a CDS encoding diphthine--ammonia ligase, producing the protein MKLAALCSGGKDSIFALWLAMKEHEIEKIIFVLPQREDSWMFHHPNVHLYELFSKCIGIPVEGLRFTGGKREEIPFLEKILKKADVEGIVSGVISSKFQKNNLDEICRKLRKSHIAPLWNREPEEVLREELRSGISFIITGVFAEGLGKEWLGKKVGEDEVRKFLELSKKYGINPCGEGGEYETLVLDAPFFKFRIKIDEAEILWDGLRGVYLVKKAELEEKK; encoded by the coding sequence ATGAAACTCGCCGCTCTCTGTAGTGGTGGTAAAGATTCCATTTTTGCTCTTTGGCTTGCAATGAAAGAACATGAGATCGAAAAGATCATCTTTGTTTTACCGCAAAGAGAAGACTCATGGATGTTTCACCATCCTAACGTCCATCTGTATGAACTCTTTTCCAAATGTATTGGAATTCCGGTTGAGGGGCTCAGATTCACTGGAGGAAAGAGAGAAGAAATTCCATTCTTGGAGAAAATACTGAAGAAAGCCGATGTCGAAGGAATAGTGAGTGGTGTGATATCGTCAAAATTTCAAAAAAACAACCTTGATGAAATCTGCCGCAAATTGCGGAAGTCTCATATCGCTCCTCTCTGGAATAGAGAGCCGGAGGAGGTATTGCGTGAAGAATTGAGATCCGGAATAAGCTTTATAATAACCGGCGTTTTTGCGGAGGGTTTGGGAAAAGAGTGGTTAGGAAAAAAAGTTGGGGAGGATGAAGTAAGAAAGTTTCTTGAACTCTCGAAGAAGTATGGAATCAACCCCTGTGGGGAAGGAGGAGAATACGAGACTCTCGTTCTGGACGCACCATTTTTCAAGTTCAGAATAAAAATCGATGAAGCGGAGATTCTGTGGGACGGCTTAAGAGGGGTTTATTTGGTCAAAAAAGCCGAACTGGAGGAAAAGAAATGA
- a CDS encoding PRC-barrel domain-containing protein: MKRVGQLVGLKIYTDKAKYVGVVEDVLIDDRVGAVVGLVIGKRAEKAISVPYSGVLAVGDIIIVQSKKEETIGATA; this comes from the coding sequence GTGAAAAGAGTTGGACAGCTTGTCGGTTTGAAAATCTACACAGATAAAGCGAAATACGTTGGAGTCGTCGAAGATGTTCTGATAGATGACAGAGTTGGAGCTGTTGTAGGCTTGGTTATAGGGAAAAGAGCTGAAAAGGCCATAAGCGTGCCTTACAGCGGTGTTCTAGCAGTCGGCGACATAATAATCGTTCAATCGAAGAAAGAAGAGACCATCGGTGCCACGGCATGA
- a CDS encoding MFS transporter: MRREYHPYAIMLAVNAAISLSALFVPLLAKDIGLSLADIGIIGSAYGLASFFSYTIFGKLADLTGKEKEIVCAGLCVGTIFFGMQIYMKDFLSMIVLRAMAGISVGMCTFPLFSYIFGTKDYRQKIGWLAGFGSLGWAMGYLIAGVVGRWREGFMIAGLFFAFGFLTSLGLKSQERTRRLNSSVKEILARNLPLYLSYFLRHAGAYAVWAIFPVFLKEELGTPIFWIGMLDAINTGSQFFIMGTLGRKAGSWNGRKIFRIGLILSTSAFLLYSVVTSYLQLIPVMLMIAGAWSFLYIGALTHLLEKNAGKATSTGLLGSTISLSMVVGPVLGGFVSHVAGMRMTGVLAGILSLGGFVCSRFIK, encoded by the coding sequence ATGAGACGGGAATATCATCCTTACGCGATAATGCTTGCAGTCAATGCAGCGATTTCACTCTCTGCCCTTTTCGTACCATTGCTCGCCAAGGATATCGGGCTATCTCTTGCCGATATCGGTATAATTGGATCTGCATACGGACTGGCCTCTTTCTTTTCATATACGATCTTCGGAAAACTTGCAGATCTCACAGGGAAAGAGAAAGAGATAGTATGCGCAGGGCTGTGCGTGGGAACCATTTTTTTCGGCATGCAGATTTACATGAAAGATTTTCTGTCGATGATTGTGCTCAGAGCAATGGCTGGGATTTCGGTAGGGATGTGCACATTTCCGCTTTTTTCCTATATCTTTGGAACAAAAGACTACCGACAAAAAATCGGATGGCTGGCCGGTTTCGGATCACTCGGTTGGGCTATGGGATATCTGATAGCCGGAGTGGTCGGTAGATGGAGAGAAGGTTTTATGATCGCTGGACTCTTCTTTGCCTTCGGCTTTCTGACTTCACTCGGCTTAAAAAGTCAGGAGAGAACCCGAAGACTAAACAGTTCTGTTAAAGAAATCCTCGCGAGAAATTTACCGCTTTATCTCTCTTATTTTCTGCGACATGCCGGAGCTTACGCCGTTTGGGCCATTTTCCCTGTCTTCCTGAAGGAGGAACTTGGTACGCCCATTTTCTGGATAGGCATGCTTGATGCCATCAACACCGGAAGCCAGTTCTTTATAATGGGAACGCTGGGGAGAAAAGCCGGTAGCTGGAACGGCAGAAAAATTTTCAGAATCGGATTGATTCTTTCCACAAGTGCGTTTCTTCTTTATTCTGTAGTTACTTCTTACCTACAGCTGATTCCGGTAATGCTAATGATTGCCGGAGCGTGGAGCTTTCTGTACATCGGAGCGCTCACACACCTTTTGGAGAAAAATGCTGGAAAAGCCACCTCAACGGGGCTTCTGGGTTCCACAATAAGCCTCTCCATGGTAGTCGGACCCGTTTTAGGAGGATTTGTATCGCACGTGGCTGGAATGAGAATGACGGGGGTTCTTGCCGGAATATTATCGCTGGGTGGTTTTGTGTGCTCAAGGTTTATTAAATAA
- a CDS encoding MarC family protein — MIGEFLKIFISIFVIMDPFASLPLFMILTKGKNVKKSALYAIGVASLVLFTFLFLGEYIFTIFGVKFYSFKVAGGVLLFILSAETILGIEPVKRKKHGPELVLIGTPMLTGPGVMATTVIFSQETGYLVTSLASLAALFLSFLILVLSKEIARLLGETGVEIASRVIGVLLGAIAIEFIASGIKEAIVTLG; from the coding sequence ATGATCGGAGAGTTTCTGAAAATATTTATTTCGATTTTTGTCATAATGGATCCATTTGCAAGTCTGCCGCTCTTTATGATTTTGACGAAAGGAAAGAACGTCAAAAAATCTGCTCTTTACGCGATAGGTGTGGCATCTCTAGTTCTTTTCACATTTCTTTTCTTGGGGGAGTACATTTTCACGATCTTCGGGGTCAAATTTTACTCTTTCAAGGTCGCAGGCGGTGTTCTGCTTTTCATACTCTCGGCAGAGACAATATTGGGGATAGAACCCGTTAAAAGGAAAAAGCACGGGCCAGAGCTCGTTCTCATCGGAACCCCAATGTTGACAGGCCCCGGCGTCATGGCAACTACCGTAATCTTTTCTCAAGAAACAGGCTACCTTGTTACCTCCTTGGCTTCTCTTGCAGCGCTTTTCTTGAGTTTTCTTATCTTGGTTCTTTCAAAGGAGATTGCGAGACTTCTCGGAGAGACTGGTGTGGAGATCGCCTCCAGGGTTATAGGAGTTCTACTTGGCGCTATTGCAATCGAGTTCATCGCTTCAGGAATAAAGGAAGCGATAGTTACTCTTGGATAA